CAGGCAGTCGAggactctaaactctaaactctaaagCTTCACGGAACTTCAGGACCCTGAAGCTCCTGCTGAACTAGTGGTGGCTATGGCAGGTATGCAGGACCTTGTGGAATGAGTTAGAAAGAAGTCTAACAtccacaattaacacacgacgtattacaggacatgacacttaacgttcttacaaacggagtccgtttgtaagaacgttaagtgtcgtgtcctgtaatacgtcgtgtgttaattgtgtagttAAGTTCTAACGTTGGCACAAATCCGCTTGAAAATGAGTGAAGTCTAACATCCACAAGGAGGTACGTGCGGAAACGACTCGGCCGAATAAGACCAGTGAACGTGTCCAGACCGATGGCGAAGCCGAGTTTGTAGGAAACGACAAAAGGATAAGAGGTTCTCTCGGGGAGACGAGAACTGGAGCCTCCAAAAAGCAAGCTCAGGATCCTAAGGTCCGGAAGGAACCGAGTGATAACGAGGTAAAGGGGGGAGGCCAAGTTTCCGAAGCGAAAACTGGGTGACAGACAGTTGAGCCCAAAAGGAAAAAGGCCACAGCCAAAGCCAAACCCACGTCCATGCCCAAATCCAACTTGGCTCAACCGTCAAAAGCGCGAAGTATAGCGTGCCCACTCAGGAGATATTTGGCGGACGGCGAAAATCTGTGCTCTGAGCACCACGTTTACTGTCAAGATTAAAAATCAAGACGAGATAGTCAGGATGCGCTTAAAGATCTTTGTAAGATCCAAACGGATCACGTTTCGATCGGGATGCGGGAAGGTCCTCCCATATCTGGAACACAGGTGCACCTTCGCGGGGATAGAAGCGGTTCAGCTTAACCTCAACCACTGTGGCCGATGGCATTTGGGGAAAAATTGGACGTGGCGTTAGTGGCAGACCCGTATCGCAGGACCTCGAATGGCAATAGTTGGGTAACCGATAGagccaaactggccgcgatatgAGTTACAGGAAGATATCCCATACAAGAGATGGTGTCGGCTTGAGAGGAAGGCTTCGTGATAGCCAAAGTCAACGGGATCTTCGTCTGTATCTGCTACGGCCTCTCAAGGTGGTTTCTGGAGAGATTCGACGTCATGATGGACAAAATCGTTGAAGGTCTCACGGGCAGAAGCCCCGTTGTCATAGGTGGGAACTTCAACGCGTGGGCCGTAGAATGGGGTAGTCACCTTACAAACCCCAAGGGTCAGTTTCAACTGGAATCCCTAGCAAGGCTGAGCGTAGACCTGGGGAATGTAAGCGATACAAGGACCCACCACAGGAATGGAAGCGAGTCCGGGTAGGGCTTACTGGAGGGTAAGCGACGAGTTCGCCGATAGCGTTCACTTTGCGTTTCGTTACCGTGTGGCAACAGTAAGCGGGCAGGTAAAAGAGGTACGACAAAAGGagaacgcctctggaagacaacacaattTGTCGTAGTGTTAAATTGGGAGTGGATCTTGAAAAACCTGTCTGGGAAAACCTGACTCATACTCTCATACGCATGTGACACTCGGCAACCCGTCTACTGTTGGATGACGGAAATCGCTGACCTGCGCACTAGCTACCTCGGGCTAGGCGATATCTGCAGAATCGGCGATTTCTGCAGAATCtcctgattttattcaaaagtctggggttccacaaggcagcaatttgGGCCCTCTGTTGTTTACAATGTTAATTTGCTTTTTATTGGCTGTGGAGTTCTCCTATATGCAGACgaccttaaaatatttttggtcaTAAACAGTTTAGCTGATTGTTACGAGTTACAAGGCTTTCTGGACATGGTTCCGAACTGGTGTGCTGATAATTTACTGGTTTTAAGCGTTGCTAAGTGTTGCTAAGGTCGGAGGAAACATCCATTCATATATGAATACAGCATACTGGGTGAGTCACTGCAACGCAACccattactctgtggtactcAAGAATTATACGCCTGAGTACAGAGTTCACCGATCCCGTCTGCCTGTATTATGGGCTTTGTATTGATGCCTGGTTcgatcaatattggaatctgCAAATCTGGTATGGTGGCCGTCTGAGGCTTTGTGGGTTGCGCGTTTCGAAGCAATTCAACGGCGATTTATGTGGTAAGCTTTCCGTGAACTACTTGGGAAAACCCGTTAAATCTACCGCCCTATCCACAACGATGTGCTCTGCTTGGACTCCATAGGCTGGCGGATCGTCATTAATGTTCTTTGCAGAGatcatttgaaatgaaattgactgCTGTTGGCTACTTTCCCGTTGTATcatttatgctccagaacgaGCCTTTCGAGACTGGCTCTCATTGGAACCATGAAGTACGCGCTAAGGCAGTAACGACCCCCATCGTTCcgcaaaaatatgcttcctCCGTTTTTATACCCTATTTGATTTTAATGTGTCCATTGCAGCTTTGCAACAACAGAATGAGCATAGCATGAGTGAACAATTAAGAAACTAGCCAGCGATATATATAATCCTAGCTtaaagttttattcattcagaCGCCCACCTTTGTCAGATGTTAtcaagataataaacaaaaaaacaaatatgcaGAGAGCGagagattttttgtttcgattatagtcgctttaccatctttgtggcattcgcgactttatcaacgttccagttggcggacaaatattgaaaaacttatccggtacaactgtgttcgatatttactcttgggctcgaactcgcggacatcggctcagcaGAGAGCGAGAGAGGAGCGAAGAGTGCCCTACGCAACTGCGTGGTCTGCCCTCTGCAGGGCAAGCAAGGCACGTTTCAGGCAACTCTGCGAGGACGTCAACGATAATCTCTGGGGCGACGCTTACAGGATTGTCATGGCCAAGACGCGGAAACGTGCCCAAACTGCGTGAAATAGTCAACAAGTTGTTTCCACAGCATGAGGAAGTCACATGGCTAGGGGTCCCATTTGACTGAGATACGCGTGAGGAGGAGCAGATTTCGCTGGAAGAACTGCGTGACATTGCTAGTTCCTTCCAGTTGAGTAAAGCtccgggtccggatggcatccctaacgtacccagacaaccagaagtcgtattttattttacagattacatcgtatagaatgttatttatactcattttcgtatatctgcacctacaatgtgctgtccatgcatattctttatcgtatttaaaagcattgcatgattttattacgacaagaagagagactcgtatttatgtacatatgaactcgacctttgtgtacgacaattcgcaaaaaatccgtgaaacgaccgatatacggtgatcagccgtgactgagagattttgtcgtgctatgcataaaaaaattcgaaataaaaaacgtatataactgcattgattcgtaataatgtgcatgcaatcgtatacctttgcaaataaattcgcatgtctgattttcgtaaaacgtatttgctggcaatcgtaaaagaatacaaaaaagttcaataacatcgtttatgataatgggacatcgatgattggaatcgaattaaaggaggcttcaaaatgttggtctatttttagatcatcgatgacgtgttctacgatttaaaagatttaagttatagaaattttgcttttggtttaatgcctttgaagcaaatccccttgaatttatatattccagatagcgtcgaggaaccatcatgagctgctgatcgtatggtcaggggatcaagtccaggtactaacaataaaatcagcaatcaagaaaataataaatttttacaatataaacttgaatttgacagcaaaaaacgcattttttttaaataatcttatttttattatttttatggatgaataaactgattggtttaaagtataaaaaaaattataatcttatttttattcaactgacggaaaatgagagccctgcactcaagtcgcaaaaaacgaccaaatttgtcgtcaaactttccatattgttacgaaaaatgtcgtatattacaacctcaatcatctatatgatgatgtaaattgtcatagtatattccaaaaagaatcagggtagtcgtgaATGATGCGCATggcaagtcgtgcaaatcgtaatttaatacaatccaaatcaagaatatgttttctaatgtacctatatggcctccaaaatgatacgtatatactagttttgctacattatatacgatatgtttacaggtatatttgcatatatatttgcgttgcaaattcgaaatactcaccaaatggttgtctgggtagcAGTGAAGGCCGCGTTCATGAAACACCCTGAAATGTTCCAGACATCACTGCAACAGTATGTGAATGAGAAGGTCTTCCCAGACGTGTTAAAGCGGTAGCGATTGGTGCTCCTGACAAAACCGGGTAAGCCACCTGATGACCCATCACTGCTGCTGGATACTGCTGGAAAAGTCCTAGAGATGGTGATCCAGAGCAGCTCTACACCGGAGGTGCGAACGGCCTATCCGataaacagtttggttttcagAAAGGCCGCAGAACGGTGGATGCCATtcgccttcaacagcgtcagttgggcagcaATTGCGTCGTCGCTTCTTCGTTTGAGGATTTCGGCATATggtaggatggtggagtgttgGTTCCGTAATCGCCAACTACAGTACATATATTACCAGtgagggactggaaacagtgagtgcctcggcaggggttccacaaggatcgatatttggcccggtattgtggaacatcgttTACGATCAACTGCTGACACTACGTCTCCCCAAGGGAGggagacttgtgggattcgccgacgacGTGGTTATCCTGGCATCGGGCCTATCAACCGGAGAGGTCCAGCTAGAGCTTGCGTCTagctcaccacaagaccgagatggtgctgatcaccaacctgatcacCAGCACAATCACGGAAGAATTGCAGCTGAACCGTGTgcaatcgaatccaagcgtgcgatcaagtacctgggggtgatgatcgatgACCAGCTGAGCTTCATGGCCCACGTTGACTACGCCTGCAAAAGAGgggcaatggcgacagcagccctctcaaCGTTTCAAAGTAAGTCGCGCCCGTCATAGCAACCACTCCCGCAGGATTTCttaccaccaaggcatggccgattgagaaactaccaagctagaatcccgtcacgaccaccccgaatggtatctccgcttccttttgctacAGGAAAGATCATAACTgggtacgtgagaccttttaagtcccaccacacgtatgagtccagattaaggttataccgcgccctaagatcgcatTGCTCTTGAATTggagtgtcatacgaggcccaagaccttccattagcttgtcaaatttgggtGACCATCTCgttctctccgttcatcatctttcctgattcttatcagatcgcgcatgatttgcgagatttcgttgaatatagcacgccacgactgttcgtcgcgacacatttcattCACAacgttttcagcgttcaaattttaaagttgttgatGCCTAGAAATGAACCTGGGACAGACAAGGTTCATTTCTAGGCGTCAACATGAGCTCTGCagcgtgcagcggctgatgaacccgTGAgttatcagcgcataccgaacggtgtcctcggtagctgctgatctTGTGGCGGGGGTCATATCGATATCGGTCTTGCAGAGGAAGATATTTTCTGGTACaagcacaggcacatgcccgatgtatggaaaattgccacagaggcctcgatgtccagCTGGCAGTACCAGAGGGGCAGCTCGGCCAGTTGACATGCTTGCCGCCTACGAAcccgacacgacagccgacaacatcgtgcggaggatgtgtgaggattCCATTtcttggcgcgtggtcagcaacggttcacccggatcatgactggcctgcagaggagttggaaccagcatcAGTCCGCAACCGGTGTAGAGACTCCTTCGTCGGgaagcatctgagtagtgtgcgtccgaacctagcagtaaagcattcaaagataaaactttaccttctgcgtatgccgagctgttaggtacgtcgTGAATGTTGTATAGGATACTTCCACCActgcggagtatccgagtagaacgcgctcGCTACaacggaagctgcggggataagactgtaccttcttcgcagtcgaactcgtagagggaagagtattcacgccgcggaatactctcgggtagagagACTTCACGTCGACGGTGagtgagtcactcgagtcggtgtaggatgacgtcttcgcagggaatcatccgagtagtttcgcAAAGCTCCGGACTCGGATTTTTCGTAAGCGTGACAGGCGCGtatccaggataagctgctctcgaacggcacacggacgggcaaagaggaaagggcctcgagccaaaccaagcatagccaagatctcgagtcgttgtCGAGtcgacgcggtggctcgccgtgccttggaatgcaatccgtaaaaagtatttaccacctgggtgatcaagtACTAAAAAAGAACTCAATCTCTGTCTTGGTTTATATTcatcgaaagtttttttttttcaatgcaaatttACTTATCTCAGTATCAACTTATCTTTGTAGTTTAGAAAGGAGTTCATGGCTTAATAGATAATTGGTAAGGCGAGAAGGGATAGTCGAGGGATGGATTTGAATCTCCAATAAGATGCTTTAATTAACTTGGATGTTTGTTGTCaataaatagtatttttttaaacagagtTCTATTCGAAATAAATGATCCCATCAAATATGAGTTTAATAATTAAAACCCTATTGATTGAGCCATTTTCAAACGATCCGTGAAACGATGATTAACCTACTTAACGATTTTGCGCTTTGTCTTCGGGGGTGCAAATAGCTTTCGAGATTGTTATCACTGTAAATGCTTATCACGATTATCTCTGGAGGAACCTTTAGCCCAGTGAACAAATCTGACCCATCAAAAGTCacattccaaaatttatttatttaggtagtttttttaaaggattgtctcatatttaaaatatgaaaattgtttcCAAAAATGAGATAACGTAGACATCACCGCACTAATAGAAAGTtcttaataacattttaaaaaaacaaaaaaaacaaaatttagtgaGAGAAAGTTGAAACCACTTCAAACTACACATCGGTATCTTCATCAGTCGTTGTTGAGTGGTTCCTTTCAGTATGCCAGCTGTTTCGATTACAATTTCATTGATTAGACGGTTTCTGTTCATTTGGATTGATCGATTTATTCTGTGAATTCCGTTGCTAGTTGAggaagaatttttgaaaaatgagttCAAAAGTTTTAGCAATCTTGTTAACAATTTTAAGCGTCGCAAAACCAATATTTTCTGCAGGTGAGTATTTCGAGGGAAATTTTAAACGTGTTTTTTCAAGTTACGAGAATGGTGAATAACATCATAATTTGTTTCAGACTGCCAATCAGACACTTATAAATTTACCTCTTACGTGAATCCGCAAGAACTTAATCTAACAACACCAGGAGAAACcgtgtttttgaaatttaatgttaCTAACACCAAATCCGTCgagaaaaaggacaaaaatagcTATTTGGACGTTGTCGTACAAAACGATGAGCTTATTTTCAAAACCAGCAAGCAGTTTGAGGACTACGAAAAAAATGAAGTCGATGCACGAATTTTTCTGCATTTGAAATTCGTTTGCAATGATGGAGAAATCACCGGGACTTTTTACCAGAATGTTTTGTTGGCGAACAATCATGCGCCCAAATTTACGATGGAAACATATCAGGCTGTCGTACCCTTGCCACTGCCCAAAGGATTTGATCTGACGCCTTTTGTGGATGAAGGACGAGGAGTCGTGGTCGAGGATTACGATCTGATCAACAATACAGTGAACTTCGAGATCAGTCTGAACGATTTCATTCGGGTGGAAATGGTTAAGTTAAGTACGAAAAAGTTTCAAGCTGTTCTTAAACTTAAAGAACAAGTTCTTCGATTGAAGGAGGACCTAGAAGTCGAGGTAACGGGAACTGACGAGGGTATTCCGCCGAAAAGTGGAAAAGCTAAGGTAGTGATCAAACCGGACCTAACGATCGAGTATTACGATCCACCGATGTTTAAAAATACCTTCTTCCGAGGGGATTACAATGTTGCTGGGAATTTCTTCGATTGTGAATTGATTCCGGCTACAGTACACGAGGAAGTGCAATTCAGTGTGATTGGTGAGGATAAGCAGTTTTTCGAGATAAGCGTCCCGAGCGACAAGAGTATGGCAACTGTGAGTTTGAAAGATAATTTTGAGCCTACCGAAGATGTGTACTTTCTGACGGTGATTGTTGAAGCAAAACGTGGGGAACTACAGAAAGCGGAAGCAGTCATTTTGATCGACCTTAAGAGAACTTCGGCCAATGTTACGGAGGAACGAGAACCTATCGAAACAGTTTTAAGTGTATTTGAACTTGAAGAAGAGAAGGAACATTTGAATGTTTTCCCGGCATTTGTTGGTGAAAGATTCTATGAAATCGTTAGTGTTACGCCCAACGTTTCGGAAGAAATTTTCAAGGTTAACAGAAGCTCAGGTTGGATTGTTTCTTCGGATTTCGATCGGGAGGATCCTGATCTATTCAAGGATGTAGAAAATCCTCAGTTTCAGTTAGTTTTGAAACTTTCTGAAAGTTATCAGACTATGAAGAAAAACGAAGAACCTAATTTTTTCGACATCCCGTACTCTGAAGACACCACCTATCTTCAAATTATTGTAGAGGACATCAACGACAACAAGCCGATCTTCACATTTCCAAAAGCGGAACAAGTATTCGCTTTTCCGGTTCCACGCTTAGCTGAGCGTCTTCTTTTATCGAATCTTCTCCGGGTCAGCGCCTATGACAAAGACGCGGGACTCAACGCTCTCATCAGATATTCTCTCTCGTCAAACGATCATTTTCTCATCGATCCGCGAACCGGAATCATTAGACCTCTACCGGACGCTCTCAACGATGAAGCTGGTATCGATCTAGAAGTTCACGCTACCGATCGCAATGGTTCAACCGATGGTCTCACAACTAATTTGAGTATTCGCATTGAACCTGCACTTCACTACCAGTTGTCGCTTCTGGAACTGCAAAACATGGCTTACGACCATTTGGAATCTACGATTTATGACCTAGAGCAGGCTACCGGTGTCCGTCTTCAGGTGCTCAATAAAGATTGTAGAGGAGTGGGGATATCAGGCACCAGACAAGTGGAAAACTTAGTGCGACTTTTGGTCGTTGCATTTGATTCTAACAACACCCTGCTATCTACGGAAAATTTTAAAGCTGTTTTACCCAATAGCGATGCCTTCACGGTAACATCGATCGAAGCCATCCTACAGGACAATCCGGAGAGTGAGCACTGTCAAGCCTACGGATACGTGGTGGTAATAGCGGTTTTTGTGGTGCTGTTCATTGCTGCCGCAGCCCTTGCCGTGTTTTTGTGGGCCAAACTGAAGGGAGCTATGGCTGAAATGGTGGCGTTGATGCCACCGACCGGTGGTCCGTCGATGCCGAAAGTGCTGTCGTCGGAGGAACTGATAGAAACCCAAGTAGAACGTGGTTGCTCGACGCCACCAGCCACAAAACTGATGAGAAGCACCGATGGAGTTGCAGCCGATTGTAAGTAACCTCATTGAAGCATAATATCTGCATGAATGAAAAAGCTTAAGGAAGCACACGGAAATGGACTAGGGCATAGCTTAGAACATTGAACTTGGACCTGGACTTTTAACCTGGATCCTGGACCTGGATCTGGACCTGGACCTTTCACCTAGGACCTTGGACCTGGACCTCAGAcctggactttggactttgggaTTTGGACCTCTGACTTGGACCCTAGACCTTGGACCTTGGACCTTGGACCTTGGACCTTGGACCTTGGACCTTGGACCTTGGACCTTGGACCTTGGACCTTGGACCTTGGACCTTGGACCTTGGACCTTGGACCTTGGACCTTGGACCTCGGACCTCGGACCTTGGTCCTTGGGGACATGAACATAAGACCTGGACCTTGGACCTGGACCTTGGACCTGGACCTTGGACCTGGACCTTGGACCTACAacgactaggactaggactaggacaaaGACTAGCACTTGCACGAAGTACTTCTTGACCTTCActctattttttcttttctagatACCCCAGCTGATAACGTTCACCGTCGTCACCGACTGGCAACAAACTTATCGGACCTGCTGATGATTGAAGAACACGAAACGGAATCTATCGATAGCACGGATTCGAATCTTTTCGATTCGGAAACTAACCTTCCCCGTAAGTCGATTCGTTTCAACGAAGGTGTCGAGAGGATCGAAATAAAGCGACAAAATTCAGATGtatgaaacatagattttaataaataaatttacagcattgagttaataaaaaaaaaccacctaAAACCGCTCATTGAATACTTCATTGCCGTCTTCCAATTCTTCCCGAGAATCACTCCCCACGACTTCTATCCGCTCGACCAGTTCGTTGAAGGTGACACTTTTCGGCTCGGATATGTAGGACCCATCGTTGTCTAGCGACAGGACATCTCGGGAGGAAATCGTGCCGTACTCATCCACCCGTTCGAGACGATCATCCAGGGATCGTGCCAACCGATCCATCGTCGGGACCTGGTAGGTGTCTTCagattctacgaaaaaaaaaattatgttattactttgtttttgtgaataaaataaGGGCTTCATTACCTTGATCGGTGATCCCTTCGATCAT
This sequence is a window from Uranotaenia lowii strain MFRU-FL chromosome 3, ASM2978415v1, whole genome shotgun sequence. Protein-coding genes within it:
- the LOC129757548 gene encoding protocadherin gamma-A4-like — encoded protein: MSSKVLAILLTILSVAKPIFSADCQSDTYKFTSYVNPQELNLTTPGETVFLKFNVTNTKSVEKKDKNSYLDVVVQNDELIFKTSKQFEDYEKNEVDARIFLHLKFVCNDGEITGTFYQNVLLANNHAPKFTMETYQAVVPLPLPKGFDLTPFVDEGRGVVVEDYDLINNTVNFEISLNDFIRVEMVKLSTKKFQAVLKLKEQVLRLKEDLEVEVTGTDEGIPPKSGKAKVVIKPDLTIEYYDPPMFKNTFFRGDYNVAGNFFDCELIPATVHEEVQFSVIGEDKQFFEISVPSDKSMATVSLKDNFEPTEDVYFLTVIVEAKRGELQKAEAVILIDLKRTSANVTEEREPIETVLSVFELEEEKEHLNVFPAFVGERFYEIVSVTPNVSEEIFKVNRSSGWIVSSDFDREDPDLFKDVENPQFQLVLKLSESYQTMKKNEEPNFFDIPYSEDTTYLQIIVEDINDNKPIFTFPKAEQVFAFPVPRLAERLLLSNLLRVSAYDKDAGLNALIRYSLSSNDHFLIDPRTGIIRPLPDALNDEAGIDLEVHATDRNGSTDGLTTNLSIRIEPALHYQLSLLELQNMAYDHLESTIYDLEQATGVRLQVLNKDCRGVGISGTRQVENLVRLLVVAFDSNNTLLSTENFKAVLPNSDAFTVTSIEAILQDNPESEHCQAYGYVVVIAVFVVLFIAAAALAVFLWAKLKGAMAEMVALMPPTGGPSMPKVLSSEELIETQVERGCSTPPATKLMRSTDGVAADYTPADNVHRRHRLATNLSDLLMIEEHETESIDSTDSNLFDSETNLPRKSIRFNEGVERIEIKRQNSDV